A single region of the Triticum dicoccoides isolate Atlit2015 ecotype Zavitan chromosome 2B, WEW_v2.0, whole genome shotgun sequence genome encodes:
- the LOC119364024 gene encoding uncharacterized protein LOC119364024 isoform X1 produces MRTRSMASKPEPVPSTHGTAAPAPPPASVSAPTHGTAVPAPPPASVSAPTQGTAAPAPAPASVSASTHRTAAPAPPPASVSAPTRCATVQRCVALLDWWPVRGQGGKIRVAGYIDNVENNRAGRVFSSGSITMRHADGTLETADHKIVLTRGPLNIEQMHWNGFSREVTEQFRLGFPIQWEKYANSNIKQANEHTLSPAKSTEYCVEKFLRSSFANSMEHTLTDFDFRTSKESTGNTDGPGLPNYVKPRIQEPSGTSGGYDNSVSNMASSEGLCNDRMGTPDESFEDPGPGETCNGQASRADNSHEDIQTDASGQRIVTHSVDSALVNNDIDKIVEECGPSKLGNSSVCPGTEHVLEVLNQGVSPEHGSLQCSRRLRSGKVYGMSNGASLKRGYSKRKTMQHETLSMKVIPTEETTPPAGPTCHKKGGSVAQVTALDKLQSHDSGRKGRGRPRKKARR; encoded by the exons ATGAGGACACGGAGCATGGCGTCCAAACCCGAACCAGTCCCCTCCACCCACGGGACGGCGGCTCCTGCCCCACCGCCGGCCTCCGTGAGTGCCCCCACCCACGGGACGGCGGTTCCTGCCCCACCGCCGGCCTCCGTGAGTGCCCCCACCCAAGGGACGGCGGCTCCTGCCCCAGCGCCGGCCTCCGTGAGTGCCTCCACCCACCGGACGGCGGCTCCTGCCCCACCGCCGGCCTCCGTGAGTGCCCCCACTCGCTGTGCCACCGTGCAGAGATGC GTTGCGCTCCTTGACTGGTGGCCGGTGAGGGGTCAAGGCGGCAAGATCCGTGTTGCCGGGTACATCGACAACGTCGAGAA CAATCGAGCAGGTCGAGTATTCAGTTCTGGTTCCATTACGATGCGGCATGCTGATGGTACTCTTGAGACTGCAGATCACAAAATTGTATTAACCAGGGGTCCATTAAATATCGaacagatgcattggaatggatttTCTCGTGAG GTTACGGAACAGTTCAGGCTTGGTTTTCCTATTCAATGGGAGAAATATGCTAATTCTAACATAAAACAGGCGAATGAACACACACTATCTCCAGCAAAATCAACTGAATATTGTGTAGAGAAGTTCTTGCGCAGCAGCTTTGCCAATTCAATGGAACATACTTTGACAGACTTTGATTTCAGAACATCTAAAGAGTCTACTGGTAATACAGATGGACCTGGGCTTCCAAACTATGTAAAACCAAGAATTCAGGAACCTTCTGGCACTAGTGGTGGTTATGATAACTCAGTGAGCAACATGGCTTCATCTGAGGGATTATGTAATGATAGGATGGGTACGCCTGATGAATCTTTTGAAGATCCTGGACCTGGAGAAACATGTAATGGTCAAGCATCTAGAGCAGATAATTCACATGAAGATATACAGACAGATGCAAGTGGGCAGAGAATTGTTACTCACTCCGTGGACTCTGCTTTAGTTAATAATGATATAGATAAAATAGTAGAAGAATGTGGACCTTCCAAGTTGGGCAACAGCTCAGTGTGTCCTGGAACAGAGCATGTGTTAGAAGTACTAAACCAAGGGGTGAGTCCAGAGCATGGAAGTCTTCAGTGTTCAAGAAGACTACGGAGCGGCAAAGTGTACGGAATGTCTAATGGTGCTTCATTGAAGAGGGGGTACTCCAAGAGGAAGACAATGCAGCACGAAACATTGAGTATGAAGGTGATACCAACTGAAGAGACAACACCCCCTGCCGgtccgacttgtcacaaaaag GGTGGCTCAGTTGCTCAAGTCACTGCTTTGGATAAGCTTCAATCACATGATTCGGGTCGTAAAG GACGTGGAAGACCTAGAAAGAAGGCGAGGAGGTAA
- the LOC119364024 gene encoding uncharacterized protein LOC119364024 isoform X2: MRTRSMASKPEPVPSTHGTAAPAPPPASVSAPTHGTAVPAPPPASVSAPTQGTAAPAPAPASVSASTHRTAAPAPPPASVSAPTRCATVQRCVALLDWWPVRGQGGKIRVAGYIDNVENNRAGRVFSSGSITMRHADGTLETADHKIVLTRGPLNIEQMHWNGFSREVTEQFRLGFPIQWEKYANSNIKQANEHTLSPAKSTEYCVEKFLRSSFANSMEHTLTDFDFRTSKESTGNTDGPGLPNYVKPRIQEPSGTSGGYDNSVSNMASSEGLCNDRMGTPDESFEDPGPGETCNGQASRADNSHEDIQTDASGQRIVTHSVDSALVNNDIDKIVEECGPSKLGNSSVCPGTEHVLEVLNQGVSPEHGSLQCSRRLRSGKVYGMSNGASLKRGYSKRKTMQHETLSMKVIPTEETTPPAGPTCHKKGGSVAQVTALDKLQSHDSGRGRPRKKARR; the protein is encoded by the exons ATGAGGACACGGAGCATGGCGTCCAAACCCGAACCAGTCCCCTCCACCCACGGGACGGCGGCTCCTGCCCCACCGCCGGCCTCCGTGAGTGCCCCCACCCACGGGACGGCGGTTCCTGCCCCACCGCCGGCCTCCGTGAGTGCCCCCACCCAAGGGACGGCGGCTCCTGCCCCAGCGCCGGCCTCCGTGAGTGCCTCCACCCACCGGACGGCGGCTCCTGCCCCACCGCCGGCCTCCGTGAGTGCCCCCACTCGCTGTGCCACCGTGCAGAGATGC GTTGCGCTCCTTGACTGGTGGCCGGTGAGGGGTCAAGGCGGCAAGATCCGTGTTGCCGGGTACATCGACAACGTCGAGAA CAATCGAGCAGGTCGAGTATTCAGTTCTGGTTCCATTACGATGCGGCATGCTGATGGTACTCTTGAGACTGCAGATCACAAAATTGTATTAACCAGGGGTCCATTAAATATCGaacagatgcattggaatggatttTCTCGTGAG GTTACGGAACAGTTCAGGCTTGGTTTTCCTATTCAATGGGAGAAATATGCTAATTCTAACATAAAACAGGCGAATGAACACACACTATCTCCAGCAAAATCAACTGAATATTGTGTAGAGAAGTTCTTGCGCAGCAGCTTTGCCAATTCAATGGAACATACTTTGACAGACTTTGATTTCAGAACATCTAAAGAGTCTACTGGTAATACAGATGGACCTGGGCTTCCAAACTATGTAAAACCAAGAATTCAGGAACCTTCTGGCACTAGTGGTGGTTATGATAACTCAGTGAGCAACATGGCTTCATCTGAGGGATTATGTAATGATAGGATGGGTACGCCTGATGAATCTTTTGAAGATCCTGGACCTGGAGAAACATGTAATGGTCAAGCATCTAGAGCAGATAATTCACATGAAGATATACAGACAGATGCAAGTGGGCAGAGAATTGTTACTCACTCCGTGGACTCTGCTTTAGTTAATAATGATATAGATAAAATAGTAGAAGAATGTGGACCTTCCAAGTTGGGCAACAGCTCAGTGTGTCCTGGAACAGAGCATGTGTTAGAAGTACTAAACCAAGGGGTGAGTCCAGAGCATGGAAGTCTTCAGTGTTCAAGAAGACTACGGAGCGGCAAAGTGTACGGAATGTCTAATGGTGCTTCATTGAAGAGGGGGTACTCCAAGAGGAAGACAATGCAGCACGAAACATTGAGTATGAAGGTGATACCAACTGAAGAGACAACACCCCCTGCCGgtccgacttgtcacaaaaag GGTGGCTCAGTTGCTCAAGTCACTGCTTTGGATAAGCTTCAATCACATGATTCGG GACGTGGAAGACCTAGAAAGAAGGCGAGGAGGTAA